GAATCGGCGCGCGGGCCAGCGAGCCAAGTCCGTCGCTGTGTCTCTGAGTCTCTGTGGCGAGTTTCCAAGAGAAGCCGGCGCCCTTCCGCTTCCCCCGCGGAGGGGCGTCTTCGTTTGGTGAGAAAACAGGGAGTAGTCGGGGCAAAAAGAAAGGGTTCCGTTGTGGCGGAACCCTTTGCTGCTCAAACTCCTGAGGAGGGACTTGAACCCCCAACCTAGTGGTTAACAGCCACCCGCTCTACCGATTGAGCTACTCAGGAATTGGACCCCAAGAGTAACAGCCGTCGATTGGAAAGTCAAGCCGTGCCACGGAGGGGAGGCGGCCGCGGGCGCATTTTTCCCGGGACTCCTGCGGGGGTGGGCGACGGCGGTCCCGTTCGGGTGGCCGGCCCACCGGCGCTGACCGGCCCGCGCGGGCCTTGGGCTTCGTACCTTGGGGCGTCAACCGGAGGCCCCATGGAGCGCGGCATTCTCATCACCCACGGCACGGACACGCTGGCCTGGACCCTGCCTTTCCTGCGCTACGCCCTGAAGGAACTGGACTGCAACGTCTGTCTGACCGGCAGCCAGGTGCCCATGGAGCACGCCTTCGCCCACTCCGACGGCTTCCAGAACATCCACGGGGCCGTGCGCTTCCTGTCCATGCTGGAGCCGCCCACCCTCTTCGCCGTCTTCAACAACGGCACCCAGGCCTTCGCCGACAGCCTGGCCAAGGTGGAGCGCTGGCGCGGCAGCGCGTTCATCGGCAACCCCATCGCGACCATGGAGTGGGACGAGATCCAGCACCGGGCCGGCGACGCGCGCCTGCGCGAACCCGTGCTGCTGGACGAGCTGCACCTGATCACCACGGGCGGCACCATCGACAGCGAACCCGCCGACGAGACCGGCCTGGCGCCGCGGGTCGGGCGCAGCGTGGTGGAGGACTTCCTGCGCATGGCCATGCCCGACGCCTTCCGCGAGGTCCACGTGCACCGGGTCTGCCGGGTGGACTCGGCGGAGATGACCCGGCCCCTGATGGAGGCCATCGCGCGCCAGGTCTGGCGCTGCGCCACGGGCCGCCCGGACGTGGACCCCGGCCCGGCGGAGGGGCTGGACCTGAGTTTCTCGGCGGGCGTGCGCCTGCTCTACTGCGATCCGTTCCGCAGCGCGCGCGAATACTGCGAAGCCGTCGAGGCCAGCCGCGCCGTGATCCTGGCGGGCTACGGCGGCGGCAACGCCTGCGCGGATCCGCTGCTGCCCGAGAACGCGCTGGAGGCCCTTCGCCTGGCCCGCGAACAGGGCAAGCCCTTCATCCTCTCCAGCCAGGTGCCCATCGGACCGGCGGACTTCGTCTACGAGACCGGCGCGCGCTTCATCCGCGAGGGGGCGATCTCGGGCGTGGACCACAGCCTGCCCGAGTGCCAGGTGCGCGTGATGTACCTGCTGGGGCACGAGCTGGAGCTGATGCGGATGGCCGGCCAGCTGGGCTGTCGCACGGACACGCTCTTCGAGATGCTCTTCCTCTCGGGCATGAAGTTCCGCAACCAGGCCTCGCGCCTCAATTACCAGCGCGTGACCGCCGGCCGCGTGCCGCTGCTCAAACCGGATCTGCTGGTGGGTCACGCCTTCCAGGCCATCGAGGAGCAGGTGCGGCGCCTGCTGGGGGACGACGCCCGCCGCCTGGGGCGGGAACTCGATCCCCGGCGGGGCTGATCTCTCGCTTGGGAGACTTCACCACAGAGACACAGAGACACAGAGACAGAGACTGGAGAGGGTGGATCCGGAACCTGGATTGTTCTTGACCCTACCCAATTCTCAAATCAATCCGTGCCTCTGTGTCTCTGTGCCTCTGTGGTGAGATGCGAGTCGTGATACAAGCGGCCGTCAGTTGAGCGCGCTCACCCGGTAGAGCCGCTGATCCGCGCCGGCGGGCGCGGCCAGCAGCCACTCCAGTCCGCCCGTGTTGCCCACCAGGGTCCAGGCGGCTCCCAGCGCGCCGCGCTGCTCCACGCGGTAGGAAGCGGCGCCGGGCACGGCCGCCCAGCTCAGGCGCAGCGTGCCGTCTCCCTGGCGTTCGATGCCCAGGTCGGGCGTTTCCAGGTTCGCCGGCGGGAGCCGGAAATCCCCCCAGACCGCGAAGTGGTCGCTGGCCGTCCAGGCGTCACCGGCCTGCAGGCCCCAAGCGCCCAGCTGTTCGCCACTCAAGAAAGGCGTGGCCACGACGCCCGCGCGCAGATTCTCGAGCACACTGTCCGTGTAGAACAGCTGGTCCAGCCGGCCCGGGGAGTAGGTGGAGCCGTTGTCCCACCAGGTGGCGGACTCGGGCAGGCCGGGGAAGAGCGGCGTCAGGTCGGCCAATGCGCTGCCGTCCCAGTCCGGCGGGCTGTCCGGGCCGTAGGTGGCGTTGTCCACGATGTCCCCCGTGGTCAGGGTGACGTACTGCTGGCGCTCGCCCACCAGGTTGAAGTCGCCCGCCAGCACCATGGGCGTGCCGGCGCGCAGCGTGATGGCCCCGCCCGGGTTGCGCGCGTTGTGCAGGAACTGGATCAGCCCGTCGGCCTCATCCTGGCGCTGGGCGTCCGCCGAGCAGCAGCGCAGGTGGTTGGCGATGAACAGCAGGCTGTCCCCCAGCACGGCGCTCACGTCGATCAGGGCGGCCGTCTCGCGATAGCCGCTCTGCACCAGCCAGGATTGGCGGATGGGATAACGCGCGGCGATGATGTTGCCCGAATCGAGCTTGATCGCCGTCCAGGGCCCCAACTCGGGCACCAGTTGCCCCAGCCGGGTCTGCAGCTGGGCCGCGCTCTGGTCCCAGATCTCCTCAAAGGAGATGACATCCGGTGCCAGGGCCGTCAGGATGCGGTCGTAGGCGGCCGTGGTGGCCGCGGCCGTGTTGAAGATGTTGCCGAAGAGCACGTTCCAGGCGGCGATGCGCAGGCTGCCGTCGCCGGGCCGCAGGGGAGAGATCACGGGCAGGGCCGGCAGGCTGCCCGCCCCCAGCCGCACGGTGGCGGAACCCGTGCCGGGCAGGCGATCGCCGCCCGGCGTGTAGAAGACCACGCGCAGGGAGTCCGTGGGGAAGAGCAGGTGGCTGCCGTCCGGCCGGGCGTCCAGATCCAGGCGGATCTCGAAGTCGCTCTGGCTCCAGGCCGGCAGGGCGCGCAGGGCCAGGTCGTCGTGATGCACCGTGGTGGAGGTGGCCCCGCTGCGGAAGACGCCGCTCTTGCTGTTGAAGGTCCAGACCAGCTCGGCCCCCAGGCCCTCGGTGGGCGTGCCCGTGGCCGGATTGCAGTCTGTGTCCAGCACCATCTTCAGCGCGTAGTCTTCCTGCAGCAGAAACTCTGTCCCGCAGAGCAGGCGGAGGCTGATGGAGCTCTCGTCGCGCGCGGCCTGCAGGCCCAGCAGGTCCGGCGTGCCGTCCCCGGCGGGGTCCGCGCAGAGCTCGGGCCAGCCGGTCCATTCGCTCGTGAACCCGTCGTGGATGGTGCGCAGCCAGTCGGCGCGGGCCGCGCGGAGCGGCAGGAGCAGGGCTCCCGCCATAAGGAGAAGGGTGGGTGTGTTCATGCGGGAGTGTGGCACTTCCAAAGCTGAAAACCCGCCAGGCAAAGCTGAAATTCGTCGATGCACGGGGGTCGGCGGCTGACGGCCGGCGGCTGCTGGAGCCTCGCCTGCGCATGTCATACGTTGATCGCAAAGGAGGAATCGCCGTGGGGTCGCAATCCGAGGTGGTGCTGGACGTGCGCGGACTGGGCAAGAGCTACGGTCGGCGCCGGGTGCTGGACGCGCTGGACTTCCGCCTGCACGCCGGCGAAGTGCTGGGCTTCCTGGGGCCCAACGGCGCCGGCAAGAGCACGACCCTGCGGATCCTCACCAGCCTGGTGCGGCCGGACGAGGGCGGGTTCCAGCTGCTGGGCGAGCGCTTCCCCGGCGGCCGGCGCCGCGCCTTCCTCGAGGTGGGCGCCCTGATCGAGCGCGCCGATCTCTATCCCCAGCTCAGCGCCCGGCGCAACCTGCGCATGCTGGGCCGCCTGCAGGGCATGGACGATCCGGCCCGGGTGGAGGAGGTCCTCCAGCTGGTGGGGCTGGCCCGCCGGGCCGACGAACCCGTCCGCGTGTTTTCCCAGGGCATGAAGCAGCGGCTGGGGCTGGCCCAGGCCATCCTGCACCGGCCGCGCGTGCTGCTGCTGGACGAGCCCATGACGGGGCTGGATCCCGGCGGCATGCGCCGGATGCGCGACTGGATCCGCCACCTGGCCCACGACCAGGGCATGGCCGTGCTGTTCTCCAGCCACCTGCTGCCCGAGGTGGAGCAGCTGGCGGACCGGCTGCTGGTGCTGCACCGCGGTCGCAAAGTGGCCGAGGGCGCCCCGGGCGACCTGTTCGAGCAGGCCGGCGGCCGGCGCTGGGAATTGGTCTGCGACCAGCCGGCGCGGGCGGCCGAGCTGTTGCGGCCCTGGCTGGAGGAGGGCCGGGTGGTGGAAGAGCACGGCGCGCGGCTGAGTTTCCGGGCGGCGGGCCTGCCGGCGGAGCGCGTGCTGGCGGAGCTGGCGCGGGCGGACATCGGCTTGCGCGAATTCCGCTCGCTGGACTCCCTCGAGGACCTGCTGCTGGCCGTGGCCGGCGAGGAGGAGCTGTGTTGACGCTGATCAGCGCCGAACTGGGCAAGACCCTGCGCCTCTGGCGGACGGGGATCGGCTACGCGGCCCTCGTGGTGGTGATTCCCCTGGTGCTCTGGGGGCTGGCCGCCGGCGGCCAGCAGCTCAGCCGGGAGTTCACCCGCGGCCTGGAGGAGCAGTTCTTCGTGGTGGGCGAGGTGATCAACGGCCACACGGCGGCGGTCATGGTGATGAACTTCCTCTGGGTGCACGTTCCCTTCCTGATCACCCTGGTGGCCGGCGACATTCTCTCCGGCGAGGCCGTGCGCGGCACCTGGCGCGTCTGGCTCACGCGTCGGCCGGGCCGCCTGCGCGTGGTGGTCGCCAAATACGTGGTGGCCCAGCTCTACGCCCTGAGCCTGGTGCTGCTCCTGGCCCTGCTCTCGGTGGGGCTGGGCCGCTGGTGGCTGGGGAGTGGCGACGTGCTGCTGGTGGGCGCCGACGGCATCACGCTGCTGGGGGAGGAACTGGCCCTGCCACGGCTGGCCCTGGCCTACGCCTGCGCCGGCGCGGCCATGGTTTCGGTGGCGGCCCTGGCCTTCTGGGTGGGCACGCTGGTGGAACATCCCATCGGGCCCATCGTGGGCAGCATGGCCATTCTCATCGTCCTGCTGGCCGTCTCCAACATCCCGCTGGACCTGTTCGACGACCTGCGGCCCTGGCTCTTCACCTCGCACTTCGACATCTGGAGCCTGGCGCTGGAGGACCCCCTGCCCTGGGCGGCCATTCGCCGGAGCCTGGCCGTGCTGGGCACCTGGACCGGCCTGTTCAGCGGGGCCGCGCTCTGGACTTTCCTGCGAAAGGACATCCTCTCGTGAATCGACTTCTCCGCCGCGGACGCGCGTCCTGGTTCTTCGCACTGCTGCTTTTCCTGTTGCTGGGCGCCCAGCTGGCCCAGTCCGCCGCCCGGCCCGATCCCGTCGCCCGGCTCATCGCCCGGATGAAGCGCCAGCAGGCCGCGGCGCCCTCCTGGACGGCCCGGATCACGGTGGACATCGAACTGCCGGGGTTGCGCGTCAAGGGCAAGAAGGTGGACCTGCGCTTCACGGCGCCGGACAGTTTCGCCTTCGAGTCGCGGGGCTTCGCCCTGCTGCCGCGGCGGGCTTTCATGTGGACGGCGGACAGCCTGTTCGCCGGCCTCTCCGAACCGCGGCTGGCCCCCGCCCGGCGGGGCGATCCCACCGGCAGCGTGCGCGTCGAGGGCGTCTTCCGCGAGGAGGGGCTGCTGGCGCGGATGGAGTACCGGCTGGACACCCTGCGCTGGGTGGTGACGCGGGTCTCCACTTGGCACGATACCTTGGAGGCCGTGCGGCTGGACACCGACTGGCTGCAGGCCGCCCGCGGGGTCTGGCTGCCGGCGGCCGTCCACGTGCGCATGGCTTTTTCGCCCGAGGCCCAGCGCTTCTACGAACGCATGCGCGGCACCCTGCGCCGGCGGGAGACGCCGCGCGAGGGCCAGGGCACCATCACCCTCACCTTTGACCAACACAAACTGGGCGGGAGGCCCTGAGATGCAACCCTTCATGTTCCACAATCCCACCCGGATCGAGTTCGGCGCCGGGGCCGCGGACAAGGTCGGCCCGGCCTGCGCCGGTCTGGGACGCACGGCCCTGTTGCTGGCCGGCCAGGGCAGC
This genomic interval from Candidatus Delongbacteria bacterium contains the following:
- a CDS encoding asparaginase domain-containing protein, which produces MERGILITHGTDTLAWTLPFLRYALKELDCNVCLTGSQVPMEHAFAHSDGFQNIHGAVRFLSMLEPPTLFAVFNNGTQAFADSLAKVERWRGSAFIGNPIATMEWDEIQHRAGDARLREPVLLDELHLITTGGTIDSEPADETGLAPRVGRSVVEDFLRMAMPDAFREVHVHRVCRVDSAEMTRPLMEAIARQVWRCATGRPDVDPGPAEGLDLSFSAGVRLLYCDPFRSAREYCEAVEASRAVILAGYGGGNACADPLLPENALEALRLAREQGKPFILSSQVPIGPADFVYETGARFIREGAISGVDHSLPECQVRVMYLLGHELELMRMAGQLGCRTDTLFEMLFLSGMKFRNQASRLNYQRVTAGRVPLLKPDLLVGHAFQAIEEQVRRLLGDDARRLGRELDPRRG
- a CDS encoding endonuclease/exonuclease/phosphatase family protein, with the protein product MNTPTLLLMAGALLLPLRAARADWLRTIHDGFTSEWTGWPELCADPAGDGTPDLLGLQAARDESSISLRLLCGTEFLLQEDYALKMVLDTDCNPATGTPTEGLGAELVWTFNSKSGVFRSGATSTTVHHDDLALRALPAWSQSDFEIRLDLDARPDGSHLLFPTDSLRVVFYTPGGDRLPGTGSATVRLGAGSLPALPVISPLRPGDGSLRIAAWNVLFGNIFNTAAATTAAYDRILTALAPDVISFEEIWDQSAAQLQTRLGQLVPELGPWTAIKLDSGNIIAARYPIRQSWLVQSGYRETAALIDVSAVLGDSLLFIANHLRCCSADAQRQDEADGLIQFLHNARNPGGAITLRAGTPMVLAGDFNLVGERQQYVTLTTGDIVDNATYGPDSPPDWDGSALADLTPLFPGLPESATWWDNGSTYSPGRLDQLFYTDSVLENLRAGVVATPFLSGEQLGAWGLQAGDAWTASDHFAVWGDFRLPPANLETPDLGIERQGDGTLRLSWAAVPGAASYRVEQRGALGAAWTLVGNTGGLEWLLAAPAGADQRLYRVSALN
- a CDS encoding ABC transporter ATP-binding protein; the protein is MGSQSEVVLDVRGLGKSYGRRRVLDALDFRLHAGEVLGFLGPNGAGKSTTLRILTSLVRPDEGGFQLLGERFPGGRRRAFLEVGALIERADLYPQLSARRNLRMLGRLQGMDDPARVEEVLQLVGLARRADEPVRVFSQGMKQRLGLAQAILHRPRVLLLDEPMTGLDPGGMRRMRDWIRHLAHDQGMAVLFSSHLLPEVEQLADRLLVLHRGRKVAEGAPGDLFEQAGGRRWELVCDQPARAAELLRPWLEEGRVVEEHGARLSFRAAGLPAERVLAELARADIGLREFRSLDSLEDLLLAVAGEEELC